From the genome of Solanum lycopersicum chromosome 12, SLM_r2.1:
ACTACCCAAATGCAGAAGAACCAAAAGCATTACCATGTTTATGAGCTTCACGTTCCTTCTCAACAAGGTCTGACAAATACTCAGTGCCAGTGATATGGCCATCACTGTTCAAGCGAAGCTGCAAAAACTCTCAACCTTAATTACCGAAAAAGGCATGAAAAAAGAATATGCTTGGGCATGAATCCACTATAGAGTATAGACTGAATCTGAAAATAAATGCGAATTTGTAGAGAAAGAAAATTGCAAAcactttaaaaatgaaatagaagacAAATAACAAATATCTTCATAATTTGCTTCAGTGTTACAAAGCTTGCAGGGATAAATTCACTAGCCTAACAGAATGAAACTGGGAAGGTGTCGATGCCAAGGTACACCTATTCAGATTTGTAAGATTTAAGACTTCCAGAAGTTCAAGCCTGCTAATACCaagttaaaaaagaatgagaaaTGTTGGGTGAATTACACTGACATTCTTAATTGCCAGATACAAAAAAGAGACCAGGTAGGGAATTATAAAAGTGTCCTACACATTGTGAGCATTGCATTTTTTATATGAACTGTTAACGGGAAATACAAGAAAAGTTAAAATGTCCATCTTTTTAACCTACATCTCTTTTGTGTTAGTTAACTTTTTCTTTTGGCTTTTAAGATACAGAGAATTTTTCTTATAGTATCAATAGCATATAAAGATCCACTTTAGAAGGTAGGATGATGATAAGTAATTTTGAAATTGTAACAGAGGATGAGGATAAGTAATTATGACAAACTAGAATTGGCATCAAAGTATCTTACCCACAATCGAAGCATGCACAAGCAATGCTGCAAGTCATAACCATCAAAACTGGAGAAATGTTATGTTTGTTAAATTTTTACTATATAGTACTGATGACTAGATTGCAAGTTTTGGATACAATAAAATCAAACTCCCCCCTCCGGCCACCACCCATCCgcacacagacacacacacacacaaaaagaaCAAATGACTAGATAACCAGCAAATTTAGAACATTCTTAGAAGAagacaaacaaaaacaaaagtgaAACCCAAAAGTATAGTAAAAACAGAGCAATCCTTTTCTTCTTCCATTTCCCTGACACGCTCAAAAGATGTAGAAAAACAATTGCTATATGACAAACTAGAAATAAATGTTATGTTAACAATACTTTTGACTGGAAAGGCACCAGAACAATGGTGTTGACTGTTGTAGGTCTGATAACATTATAACAAATTGATTCATCCCATAAAACTTAGTCTAAGGCATAAAAGTTTCTTTAACTAGAATCCAACAACATTAACATTATGATCCTAGTCTCTTTTTATTTAGTAAGAAACACAATTTACTAAAACACGTAACGATCTAACCGTGTTATGTGATGTTCTGTGCCTGTAGTACAAAAGATTATCGTTTAGTTTTCAGTTCAATGAGCAGCAAAATTTGTTATTAGTCATAATAGACCAATTACCTTCCATATGTTTGTATCAAGATCTACTTCATGCTTCCCCGACATATCAATAGCATCCACACTAAGAACTACCGAAAAGAATAAATTGATCAACTGCCGAAACATTATGTAAGAAATATTCACAAATAACAAatcggacgtccatgaaaaatttcgatTGTTTCAAAAATTGCGGTTCACAAAAAATCAATGagctataacacatgaaaaccGGTAAAACCTGCGATTACCTACCTTGAAGCTCGTTCGAACTTGAAAATGTCCTCATTTTCTCTGTGGGATACACTGTTACATTGCTAATGTCTTCACGGGCATCCACGAAAAATTTCAgttattttgtttttgagaATTTCGGATCACAAAAAATTTATGGGTTATAGCTCacgaaaatcaataaattttgcatttatttGCTTTGAAACtcttttaaacttaaaaatatctctttttccTGTGGGACGAACTAGTACATTGCTAAGGTCTTGACAAAcattgattaaaaaatttggttattttgttttaaaaaatctggatcacaaaaaattcatggacaatagtacatgaaaatcgataaaatctgcATTGACCTGCTTTGAAgctcgtttgaatttgaaaatgcatCTGTTTTCCCCGCGGTATGAACTATGTACATTGCTAAGGTCTTAATGCACGtccataaatttttttgctcattttatttcaaaaatttttgaTCACAAAAATTCATAGACTATGCGTTTATCTACTTTGGAGCTCGTATAAACTTAAAAATGTTCTCATTTTCCCCGCGGGACGAACTAGGTACATTGCGAATGTATTAACGGACGTCTATGAAAATTTTCGACCATTTCAATTCGGAAAATCTGGATACGTAAGACAAAAAAttacatgtaggacatgtgtgtctgtttgttcaactttatacaagtttaagtgtatatttgtgcacatccaaagttgaagagcataaatgtgatttgaagccaagttagaGGAcgcatttatgtattatgccgaTAAAATTTTAAGCTATGagtataaataaaagaaaatcatattgaAAGTAGATATAAGTTTCTTCGACTTGAATTGGGTTAAAACCCAAATCAATAGCAGCCCAAGCAAATAATTGATATGTACACGCAAACCTAGGGTAAAATATACGTAGATCTTACCCCTACCTTGACAGGTAGAGAGTTTGTTTACGATAGACCCTTAGCTCATGAAAAGCAAAAACACAAGAAGCAGTAACAACAGAACCCACAGGAATCAaccaaaaagagagagagagagatggagAAGTTCAACATTTATTTCTGAACTGAAAGCAAGTTGTACATTCTTGTTTGTCTTAAAGGTTAAGCTTAATAATGTAAAGAGATTATACATCGAAAGCAACTGGTCATGGAGAGAGATCTTGTAACGACTCACTCGCTCATTCCACCTCCAAGAATTCACGTTCTGCAATGGCAGTCGCCCACACAATTACTTACAGCTCCCTCGTCATTGTGCTTCATCACGTTTGCAGGATTTAAACCCCATATGCGAATGGTCTGATCATCACTTCCTGATGCCAGCATATGAGGATTTGCTGGGTTCCAACTAACACAGTTGACAGTCCCAGAATGTCCAGCTAACTTCCGGAGGAGTTGTTGTGAACATCTGTCCCATATATATACCTGAAATATGGTATTAGATCAAGATCACTTTCTCTCCCCCGGAAATAACATTAAGAAAGTATTCTTTCCACGACAATAAAGATGTCAAAGCATTAAACAAAGGGAAAAAAAACGCAGGGCATTGTCACAGGCTGGTCTTGAACCTTATTCTTTGATTGTTGATTAAAAAGAGGGAAGgtgaaaaaaaacaaaggaaGTTCTATCCTGGTCATGAAAACGCTGAATTTGGGGTCAAAAACCATCTGAAAAGACGCCTGTCTAATTTGATGATAGTAGAATTGTCAAATTGCTTGAATGTGCAACTAAGCATACAAATCATAACAACAAAAAGATTTGGTTTCTCAATCAACGAAAGAAGTACCTGTGAATCCTCACTTCCACTGGCGATGAAAGCTTGACGAAGTCCACCAAAGCAAGGTTTTATGATGAAGCGTTCTTGCTTATGGCCTTTATAAATGTGTACGAGTTTTATAACCCCATCTATACTCCAGAGATGGATTTCTTGATTCAACAGACTTACCAATACGTATTTACCGTCTGGGGACAATACAAATGAAGTTATTACTTCATCCTCTACAATTATTTTCTCTGTTTTTGATTCCAATCCAACTAACAGTATCacattatttttacaaagagaGACCATCTGTTTCCCATCACTTGTTATCCCCAAATCAGCTATTTTAGTAATCCGATGGCCTTTCCAACACCGCAGCTCTTTCCCTTGAAGATCCCACATGCTAATGCTTTTGTTAGTAACACCGCAAAATATCCTTTCCCCATCTGGAGCCCATCCACACGAAATAAAACCAAGACCATTTTTCTCATAAAGACGTATACACTCACCGGAGTCTACATCCCACAGTCTAACGACCTCTTCCAGGCCACAGGTGAGAAGCTGACTATCATCAGGGCTCCATGATACAAAGCACACAGGCTCCTCATGACCAATAACTTTGTGCTTCAAGCATAACCTTCCATCCAACTTCACCTGCAGAAGGGCAAAATAATTGAGAGGTCAACATAAATCGTCAGTCAAATCTACCattaaaatttagtttttcaGCAATAACAGCTCACTTTTCCCTTGTTCTCTGAACTACCTACCCCTGGGAAAGAGAACCAGAAAACCCATCTGTTTAGATCTTTTACCAAAATCATATACACCTATAGCAGGATTCTTTAGGTCGGAGAATGAATGTTACACAATGTTTAAATGGTATTGTaggataaaatatgaataaattgaGAATCATTTGGGAAGCAAGACTTGATCATAAAGATGTATTGGTAAAAATAGCTGAGGATATGGTTATCTCGTTAAGACTAACATGGGAAAGAACACAATCAGAAAGGAATAAGGAAAGATAGCTAGTGTGATGacgaaaaagaaagaagttggTATTGTTAGAGTTCTAGAGCGGAAGAGGAGCTACTCTCACTAAAGGTTTATCAGTAATAGAAATGGACAAAGGACTTTCTACTGTCATACTAAAGATACATCAGTGGAATCTACAAAAAAGAAACATTTCATTTGTGGCACAGCATGGAAAAGTGAAGCAAAAATAGTGCAACTTTTTTCTGAAATTATTAGTTAAAGGATAAAGATCATGCAAGAAAATTATGGCACCGGGTGCAAAgagagaagaaattcaatggagaaaagtttaattaaaataaataataaaggataTAACAAGCATTAGTCAAGAGGACCTTTGATAAAGCAAAAATCTGTTGAGCAATACTTAAGAGCAATTAAACTTACCTCCCATATAATTACTGAACAATCAGCAGATGACGAGGCCAAACACTTCCCGTTATGAGAGAACTCCAAAAACCAGACTTCATCTTTGTGTCCTTCTAATATCTGGTGCACGACAAACAATGAAGAAAGGATTAGAGCTCAGCGTGATCAATAAACCCCTCTCTTATTTCTTTTACTCTCAGCTTTCAATAATTGACTAAACCCCTTCATTctcaaaaaccaaaaaaatgatCTAAGCCCTTCTACCAATCATAGTCAAATTCAATGATATTATTGttggaagaaggaaaaaaagccTGTGTATGAGGAATACATGCAATCAAGCTCTATACAAGGACACTACAAGAAAAACTCAAACCAAGTCGTCACATATCAAACTTTTCTGCATAATCTGCAAGGACGGGGAAATACATGGGCATACATCCTTTTTGATATCTACGGAAGATAATCAACAACCCACTTCGACAGGTCTCATTCAAATCTAGAACATCTAAACCATGAATCcaatatgaaagaatgaaggaAAAGAACAATAAAGTGGAATAACTGTGTAGTTCTCATCTATCGGCACTGTACACGTAGTTTACTATATGAATCTTGGACTTCACATTTTCCCTCCATTCCAGCAAAGGCAAGGAAGGAATATTACAGTATCGTAGAAGGATTATCGTTGAGTAGACAGCAATATGCCTAGACTTCTATCACAGACACAAAAGAGGTCTAGAGTagataaaatttgataaattctACTTATTCCTTATACACATACTTGTACTTTTGCTGAATAAAATATAGGAAAAACACAATCGACACAATGACAGCATAACCAAATATGGAATAACCAAAATTTTACACAATAGAAAGCACAAACTCAACACTTCATCAACACATCACCTCAGACATATCACTGATATATAAACTTAAACACAGATGGAATAAGTTATAAGGTGATTAATAATGCAATTGACAGACAACCAATCCTGGAATGATAATGCTTGCAGGTTAAACAAGTATCAAGACTCAAATATGATCTAACCTGCAAAGTCTGAGATGGAATCTTATCTATTCCACAATGGTGATCAGTGAGCAATGACATGTCATTGCTTAATGAGTTGTGAAGAGAACAAGATCCCAGTTGAAATTCAAGCCCCTGTTCAACCAGATGGATCAATCTTTTTTCGGGAGGCATGACTGTTGTGGGAAACAGTCCCTGCAATTCTTCTAGTAGCTTTgtccttaattttattttcattatttctggACCTGACTCCCCTGAGACAACCTGTTGTGAAGGTGATATAATACAGAATGAAAGATTGCGGACTCTATCGCTATTTATGCAAAGAGGTGCAATTTCAGTCCTCAATGTCTTCAAAGCATCCATGACTTTTTCTCTGTCTAACAGTTCAAAGAACTTTTGCTCCAGTATCATAAAAGATGCCAACTTCACAATTTTTTCATCCACAAGACCAATTTTATGCAATGTGGCTATACTTTCATCCCATTTCCCATCAAGGATTTGCTgcataaataaatttactagAGAGGGGTGCAAAGGTATGCCTGACTCTTCCTCTAGTTGCGCCCCCGCCTTCTTATAGCCAAGAGAATATAACGTCTCGGTTATGATCTGAACTAATTCAACTTTCTTGACTACTCCTTTTCTACCAACAACCTCATCGTCCCCTTGAATTTCCAGAGGACAAACCATCAAGTCACTCAATGGGGAACTTACAGGATCCCTAAGAAATGTCCCGTTCGAACGATCTGCTGATTCTCTAAATGATACTTTCACACGTTTTGAGAGTGGTTCATCATCCTCTGCGCCTCCCATGAAATATATATCTCAGCCCATATATAACAGCAGATGCATAAACAGATCTGAGAGTTGAGATCACGATTTCAATActtcaaaggaaaaaaacacGACAACCTGCATAACACCAGGAAAGGAAAGAACATACAATTAATAAAGTTGTAAAGAGcataacaagaaaaaaacttaaatagAGGTTACTTGCTTTAACGAATAGAAGATATGAAAATGAAATAGAGAAGAAGACGGAGGCGGAGAGGTCGAGGTAGAGGAAGAGGGAGATCGGTGCGGAGAGGTAGAGGTGAAGGTAGAGGAAGAGGGAGACAGGGGCGGAGAGGGAGAGGTGAAAGACACAAACTGATCTAACAAGAGTAAAGGTTAAAAGTCTTCACATACTATTATATACTAAACATTTTTGTTGAATGCACTCTCAAGACCTAAATTAGTTAGACTCGGGTGTGGATATTCAATACTGGTGCGAATCTAAAGGTCATATTCTTCATCACATAAATTTTGGGATTGGGGAATACTAATTCGAATGTGAATATGGGTGTCCGGACAATAAATGTATACTATAACATACAAAGTATATATCTCGATTAATTAAAGCTGTGACACCGAAACTAATACATTAATTCTTTATAAACACctaattgtttttatttgtaaaatatctCGCATAATAGCAAAGCATTTTCATGCTTTATgcaactatatatatatgtcataaaCCCAAAATTCGAGCCAAATACCTAATCAAACTATACTTCTCGGTCATAGATGTAGTCAAATCACCCAAGGTAAGTTTACCAAATCAAGTGTAGATCCCACACCCATGTCATGCCGACACGGGTGCCAAATCTGCCAGTTACAAATGGTATCTTATGTATCCTCGGAGAAAATTAGCGACCAGAACACCGCTGTCCGCGAGAAAAATTCCTCATTCTTCTAAGGATCTTAGAAAAACGGGGTTGTTTTAAGAGCTCCCCATCATTGCCTAACCCCACAGAAGTTTGCAACTAAGCAGTTTCACTAAATAAAATGCAAGATCAAAAAACTTTTCCTGACCCTACAAGGAGATGCGAAACTAAGGCATGTGTTTGAGAGTGTGTCtgcacacacacaaacacacaagTTATCCTTTCATCAAACTTTGTCATCAGTGTCTCCTCCTCACTTCATATCCTCAGTAGGGCTAATTGATGCTTAAGTTACACCATACAAGATGTTAAACTATCTATCTTAAAAGAATAGTTAAAGAAAACATCCGAAGTTTATTAGCCACTGTCAACTTGTTAGGTCATTGCACAGCGACTAACAATAGTCTAGTCCGCCCATGCAAAGAATGACTTGAGGACACAAAATACACCCACAATGAGCTGGAGTAGTTAACAATATCTCTCACATTTGAAATGCAGAACTTTACACGAGTTGGCTGCACACCAGAATCAATATTCCTACATGCTGCACAACAAAAGCCATACCCTACATCATTAACAAAATTATGTTGAACAGTTTTGAGCAGAAGAAGGTCAAATGTCTTCTAAAAATGGTTGAATGCCATCTAGAAGATTAACCTGTTAGAGAGATGacattttccttcttcttttctcaATAAGACCTGCAACACGGTCAATCATGGGTAGAAATGATTTTCTTTCCTTATGCCAAGTAGGTAAAaacatgttttatttatgagagCCAGACAGGCTTGAAT
Proteins encoded in this window:
- the LOC101267507 gene encoding WD repeat-containing protein 26 homolog, with translation MGGAEDDEPLSKRVKVSFRESADRSNGTFLRDPVSSPLSDLMVCPLEIQGDDEVVGRKGVVKKVELVQIITETLYSLGYKKAGAQLEEESGIPLHPSLVNLFMQQILDGKWDESIATLHKIGLVDEKIVKLASFMILEQKFFELLDREKVMDALKTLRTEIAPLCINSDRVRNLSFCIISPSQQVVSGESGPEIMKIKLRTKLLEELQGLFPTTVMPPEKRLIHLVEQGLEFQLGSCSLHNSLSNDMSLLTDHHCGIDKIPSQTLQILEGHKDEVWFLEFSHNGKCLASSSADCSVIIWEVKLDGRLCLKHKVIGHEEPVCFVSWSPDDSQLLTCGLEEVVRLWDVDSGECIRLYEKNGLGFISCGWAPDGERIFCGVTNKSISMWDLQGKELRCWKGHRITKIADLGITSDGKQMVSLCKNNVILLVGLESKTEKIIVEDEVITSFVLSPDGKYVLVSLLNQEIHLWSIDGVIKLVHIYKGHKQERFIIKPCFGGLRQAFIASGSEDSQVYIWDRCSQQLLRKLAGHSGTVNCVSWNPANPHMLASGSDDQTIRIWGLNPANVMKHNDEGAVSNCVGDCHCRT